A stretch of Sphingorhabdus sp. YGSMI21 DNA encodes these proteins:
- the fmt gene encoding methionyl-tRNA formyltransferase, which yields MRIAFMGTPDFAVPALKALHEAGHDIVAVYSQPPRRAGRGKKLSPSPVQRMAEELGIEVRTPVSLKNEEEQAAFAALDLDVAVVAAYGLILPQAILDAPKRGCLNIHGSLLPRWRGAAPVQRAILAGDTETGITIMQMEAGLDTGPMLLKSTTPVDGKTAGELTDELAETGATLMVQYLAAPSDYPAEVQDDALATYAKKIEKQEARLDFARSAEQVERQIRAFNPQPGAFFEYQEARYRILKAKVSDAAGFAGTTLDDQLLVGCSSGAIQPEVIQKAGKPAMDLKSFLNGTKIPKGTKLQ from the coding sequence CTGCGAATCGCCTTCATGGGGACCCCAGATTTTGCCGTGCCGGCGCTGAAAGCGTTGCACGAAGCCGGGCATGATATTGTCGCGGTCTATTCACAGCCGCCCCGGCGCGCGGGACGCGGCAAGAAACTGTCCCCCTCGCCGGTGCAGCGCATGGCGGAGGAACTGGGGATCGAAGTCCGCACCCCGGTGTCGCTGAAAAACGAAGAAGAACAGGCCGCCTTTGCCGCGCTCGATCTGGATGTCGCGGTTGTTGCTGCTTATGGCCTGATCCTGCCGCAGGCGATACTGGACGCACCGAAAAGGGGTTGTCTGAATATCCACGGCTCGCTGCTTCCCCGCTGGCGCGGCGCGGCACCGGTGCAGCGGGCGATATTGGCGGGTGACACCGAAACCGGAATCACCATCATGCAGATGGAAGCCGGGCTGGACACCGGACCGATGCTCCTGAAATCGACCACGCCGGTGGACGGGAAGACCGCTGGCGAGCTGACCGACGAACTCGCCGAGACGGGTGCGACGCTGATGGTGCAATATCTGGCGGCCCCATCCGACTATCCGGCCGAAGTGCAGGATGACGCATTGGCAACCTATGCGAAAAAAATCGAGAAACAGGAAGCGCGTCTGGATTTCGCCCGGTCTGCCGAACAGGTCGAGCGCCAGATCAGGGCGTTCAATCCCCAGCCGGGCGCTTTTTTTGAGTATCAGGAAGCCCGCTACCGGATATTGAAGGCAAAAGTCAGCGACGCTGCGGGCTTCGCGGGGACAACTCTGGACGATCAACTGCTGGTCGGCTGCAGCAGCGGAGCGATCCAGCCGGAAGTCATACAGAAGGCCGGCAAGCCCGCCATGGACCTCAAGTCCTTTCTCAACGGCACGAAAATCCCGAAGGGGACCAAATTGCAATGA
- a CDS encoding HPr family phosphocarrier protein, producing the protein MSEFRKTVEITNSRGLHARASAKFVTYVSKLPEGIDVKVAKDGTEVTGTSIMGLMMLGAAKGDSVEIIVSGDQAESALEKLTGLIFDGFGED; encoded by the coding sequence GTGAGCGAGTTCCGGAAAACCGTTGAGATCACAAACAGCCGCGGATTGCACGCAAGAGCCAGCGCCAAGTTCGTAACCTATGTCAGCAAATTGCCCGAGGGCATTGACGTGAAGGTGGCGAAGGACGGAACGGAAGTGACCGGCACGTCCATCATGGGCCTGATGATGCTGGGCGCGGCCAAGGGCGACAGCGTCGAAATCATCGTGTCCGGTGATCAGGCGGAAAGCGCGCTGGAAAAACTGACCGGCCTGATTTTCGACGGCTTCGGCGAAGACTGA
- a CDS encoding RNA methyltransferase, producing the protein MRHQISGFSNPTIKRLRSLREKKHRKREGLFLAEGLRILTEALESGRTPKILVVVEDTELHPLAQKIEAATVAAGGDVIETSEAIIAKLSGKSNPQSIIGIYPDHPVPLSELDRSTSNIWLVAQALRDPGNLGTILRTGDAVGAGGLILIDDCVDPFSVEAVRASMGAVFTQQIVQARWPDFLAWLREGPGELVGTSLNTDKDYQSVEYRSPTFLLIGNEAQGLPEDYEAACDTLVKMPMMGKADSLNAAVAASVMAYEVLNQTRQR; encoded by the coding sequence ATGCGTCACCAGATTAGCGGTTTTTCCAATCCGACAATCAAGCGGCTCAGAAGCCTGCGCGAGAAAAAGCATCGCAAACGCGAGGGATTGTTCCTCGCAGAAGGTCTCCGGATCCTGACAGAGGCGCTGGAAAGCGGAAGAACACCGAAGATATTGGTGGTCGTCGAGGACACGGAACTGCATCCACTGGCGCAAAAGATCGAAGCGGCGACAGTGGCCGCGGGCGGCGATGTCATCGAGACCAGCGAGGCGATCATCGCCAAGCTTTCCGGCAAGTCCAACCCGCAATCGATTATCGGCATCTATCCCGATCATCCGGTCCCGCTGTCCGAACTGGATCGATCCACTTCCAATATCTGGCTGGTCGCCCAGGCACTGCGCGACCCCGGCAATCTTGGCACGATATTGCGCACCGGCGATGCGGTGGGCGCCGGCGGTCTGATCCTGATCGATGATTGCGTCGATCCCTTTTCGGTCGAGGCGGTGCGCGCGAGCATGGGTGCTGTGTTTACCCAGCAGATTGTGCAGGCCCGCTGGCCGGATTTTCTGGCCTGGCTGCGCGAAGGCCCCGGCGAACTGGTCGGCACCAGTCTCAACACCGACAAGGATTACCAGTCGGTGGAATATCGCTCGCCCACCTTCCTGCTGATCGGCAACGAGGCGCAGGGCCTGCCGGAAGACTATGAAGCCGCCTGCGATACTTTGGTCAAAATGCCGATGATGGGCAAGGCCGACAGTCTCAACGCCGCCGTCGCTGCCTCGGTCATGGCCTATGAGGTGCTGAACCAGACCCGCCAAAGATAA
- a CDS encoding TonB-dependent receptor, which yields MAYAQGDEAAADRDEVIVVTGSYIRGTPEDAAVPVDVYTSADLSQSGVSSPLEFIKNLPEVGSVLGDSNQFSTIAQANQGFGSVNLRNLGPTRTLVLFNGRRTLTAPGAVAGGFGDTNAIPLFALDRVEILKDGAAATYGSDAIAGVANFVTKRRFEGVEVQGDYEFIKGSDGNHTASILVGQNFGDLNIMAGVGWQHRSELASTERSYGFQPYDVNPAAWSALATPGFFIIPGVGARPDAGCEETGGTPDGICRFSFIPFDNLIEEEDRYQGYIQADIDLSDTFRFHGELTYAQTDLDGIGTSPAYPPLQGPGGAQLGGGFTIDPANPGAQIFADQIGLTAPIAGPIGIFLWRPFGNLGNPTDPGRGAGRQTAHNKAFRMSGTLEKDFSESLSGQLSMTWATYDRSRSSPGVVGSRLQDALNGLGGPDCNPATGTPGVGGCQWFNPFVNAGPGNPSLGLSNPFYVPGNENSIELINFLQVDNGVKETEDTFVVDLIFTGELGLDLGGGNVQWAAGGQYRKVSFRSRPLRQESNLDINPCVILGDQSCIGGGLDGAGSFIFLGGSRPTSLTQDVKAVFAEVAVPISDTLEITAAARFEDYGGSIGSTFNPKGAIRWEPTDWLVLRGSVGTTFRGPLAAQVSTNAVTSLAAIGAANGNYKAVDVAGNPTDLGPEKAFSYNLGAVVDFNGFTFSVDYWNFTFEDEITSTDAQAIANSVVPSAGGLADCSNPFADLITFDGGACVQGVTNGTNISRIFTQWVNGPKTKTSGLDFSASYTTDVGSGVFSVGVNASHILTYDIGDFILDGIVLRDSFDAVGLGNLDRNPGTISPWRANGYVNYNISGVNLRYGATYIAGVRDERCDGLEFCATTSFGGTNFGRNIESYLQHDVHATYELPIAAFDAQLQFSIENFSNEEASAARLPLGYNPFIGNTLGRVFRLGAKVAF from the coding sequence ATGGCATATGCGCAAGGTGATGAAGCGGCAGCCGACAGAGACGAGGTCATCGTCGTGACGGGATCCTATATTCGCGGTACGCCTGAGGATGCGGCGGTTCCGGTCGACGTCTATACGAGCGCGGATCTTTCGCAAAGCGGGGTGTCTTCACCGCTCGAATTTATCAAAAATCTGCCCGAAGTCGGCAGCGTGCTGGGTGACTCGAACCAGTTTTCAACCATTGCGCAGGCCAATCAGGGCTTCGGCTCGGTGAACCTGCGGAATCTGGGGCCGACCCGCACGTTGGTGCTGTTCAACGGTCGCCGGACGCTGACCGCACCGGGCGCGGTTGCCGGCGGGTTCGGAGACACCAACGCAATCCCGCTTTTCGCGCTGGACCGGGTTGAAATCCTGAAGGATGGCGCAGCGGCGACTTATGGTTCCGATGCGATTGCCGGGGTGGCCAATTTCGTCACCAAGAGGCGCTTCGAAGGCGTGGAAGTGCAGGGGGACTATGAATTTATCAAGGGATCCGACGGCAACCATACCGCGTCCATTCTGGTTGGCCAGAATTTCGGTGACCTCAATATCATGGCCGGTGTCGGCTGGCAGCATCGCTCCGAACTGGCATCGACGGAGCGGTCTTACGGATTCCAGCCCTATGACGTCAATCCGGCGGCCTGGTCTGCACTGGCGACGCCAGGCTTCTTCATCATTCCGGGAGTCGGGGCGCGACCCGACGCCGGGTGCGAGGAGACCGGCGGTACGCCCGACGGGATTTGCCGCTTCAGCTTCATACCGTTCGACAATCTGATCGAGGAAGAAGACCGCTATCAGGGCTATATCCAGGCCGATATCGACCTTTCCGACACATTCCGTTTCCATGGTGAACTCACCTATGCGCAGACCGATCTGGACGGCATCGGGACATCTCCGGCTTACCCGCCGCTGCAAGGTCCCGGCGGTGCCCAATTGGGTGGCGGCTTTACCATTGACCCGGCCAATCCGGGCGCGCAGATATTTGCCGACCAGATCGGCCTCACCGCGCCCATCGCAGGGCCGATCGGGATTTTCCTGTGGCGGCCATTCGGCAATCTCGGCAACCCGACCGATCCCGGCAGAGGCGCGGGGCGTCAGACCGCCCACAACAAGGCGTTCCGGATGTCTGGTACGCTCGAAAAGGATTTCTCGGAAAGCCTGAGCGGGCAATTGTCTATGACCTGGGCGACTTATGATCGCAGCCGCAGTTCTCCGGGTGTCGTAGGATCTCGTCTGCAAGACGCGCTCAATGGTCTGGGTGGTCCGGATTGTAATCCGGCAACCGGCACACCGGGCGTTGGCGGTTGTCAGTGGTTCAACCCGTTCGTCAATGCTGGACCCGGAAATCCGTCGCTGGGCCTCAGCAATCCCTTTTATGTTCCGGGCAACGAAAACTCGATCGAGCTGATCAATTTCCTCCAGGTTGATAATGGCGTGAAAGAGACCGAGGACACATTTGTCGTCGATCTCATCTTCACAGGAGAACTCGGTCTCGATCTTGGTGGCGGCAATGTCCAATGGGCTGCCGGCGGACAATATCGCAAGGTCAGTTTCCGCTCCCGGCCGCTGCGCCAGGAATCCAATCTGGATATTAACCCCTGCGTCATATTGGGTGACCAGAGTTGCATTGGCGGTGGTCTGGATGGCGCCGGATCGTTCATATTCCTGGGCGGATCAAGACCAACATCGCTCACTCAGGATGTAAAGGCGGTATTCGCCGAGGTCGCCGTGCCGATCAGCGATACGCTTGAAATCACCGCTGCTGCGCGTTTCGAAGATTATGGCGGGTCGATCGGTTCGACATTCAATCCCAAGGGCGCAATCCGCTGGGAACCGACCGATTGGCTGGTATTGCGCGGATCGGTGGGCACGACTTTCCGTGGACCGCTCGCCGCACAGGTGTCGACCAACGCAGTGACGTCTCTCGCCGCGATCGGCGCCGCAAACGGCAATTACAAAGCGGTTGATGTCGCAGGCAATCCGACCGATCTGGGGCCGGAAAAAGCCTTCAGCTACAATCTCGGCGCCGTGGTCGATTTCAACGGCTTTACCTTCTCCGTCGATTACTGGAACTTCACCTTCGAAGACGAAATCACGTCGACCGATGCCCAGGCCATTGCCAACAGCGTAGTGCCGTCGGCCGGTGGACTGGCGGATTGTTCCAATCCCTTTGCAGACCTCATCACATTTGATGGCGGAGCCTGTGTGCAGGGGGTCACAAATGGCACGAATATCTCGCGTATCTTCACCCAGTGGGTCAATGGTCCGAAAACCAAGACATCGGGTCTGGATTTTTCCGCCAGCTACACCACCGATGTCGGTTCGGGCGTTTTCTCCGTCGGGGTCAACGCCAGTCATATCCTGACCTATGACATCGGTGATTTCATCCTCGACGGCATTGTGTTGCGCGACAGTTTCGATGCCGTGGGACTGGGCAATCTCGACCGCAATCCGGGCACGATTTCGCCATGGCGGGCCAATGGCTATGTGAACTACAATATTTCCGGAGTGAACCTGCGCTATGGGGCGACCTATATCGCGGGCGTTCGTGACGAGCGATGCGATGGTCTGGAATTTTGTGCCACCACCAGTTTCGGCGGCACCAATTTCGGCCGGAATATCGAAAGCTATCTGCAGCATGATGTCCATGCGACCTACGAACTGCCGATCGCTGCTTTTGATGCGCAGCTGCAATTTTCGATTGAAAATTTCAGCAACGAGGAAGCATCGGCCGCGCGGCTGCCGCTGGGTTATAACCCGTTCATCGGCAATACGCTGGGCCGGGTCTTCCGCCTCGGCGCCAAAGTCGCTTTCTAG
- the recR gene encoding recombination mediator RecR: protein MASQEIENLVQALAKLPGLGPRSARRAVLYLLKRPETAMKPILAAMERVDERLVTCGICGNVDTQDPCQICSDPRRDEKSLCVVEEVSDLWALDKSRLFPGKFHVLGGKLSALDGVRPEDIGIDTLIRRVEAGGIDEVVLAMNATLEGQTTAHYIAERLENYPIRLSQLSHGIPVGGELDYLDEGTLAQALRSRRPVNQD, encoded by the coding sequence ATGGCATCGCAAGAGATCGAAAATCTGGTTCAGGCCCTCGCCAAGCTCCCCGGCCTGGGGCCGCGCTCGGCCCGGCGGGCGGTGCTCTATCTGCTCAAGCGTCCGGAAACGGCGATGAAGCCGATATTGGCGGCGATGGAACGCGTAGACGAGCGGCTCGTGACGTGCGGCATCTGCGGCAATGTGGATACGCAGGATCCCTGCCAGATATGCAGCGACCCCCGCCGCGACGAAAAATCCCTGTGCGTGGTAGAAGAAGTTTCCGATCTCTGGGCGCTGGACAAATCGCGTCTGTTTCCCGGTAAATTTCATGTGCTGGGCGGAAAATTGTCTGCGCTCGACGGTGTCCGCCCGGAAGATATCGGTATCGACACGCTGATCCGGCGGGTCGAAGCGGGCGGCATTGACGAGGTGGTGCTGGCGATGAACGCGACGCTGGAAGGGCAGACCACCGCCCATTATATCGCCGAGCGGCTGGAAAATTACCCGATCCGGTTGAGCCAGCTGTCGCACGGCATTCCCGTTGGCGGCGAACTGGATTATCTGGACGAGGGCACTTTGGCGCAGGCATTGCGGTCGCGCCGACCGGTCAACCAGGACTGA
- the truA gene encoding tRNA pseudouridine(38-40) synthase TruA produces the protein MTRFAITLEYDGRPFMGWQHQDHGPSVQQAVEQAIHKITGQDVRVFAAGRTDAGVHALAMRAHFDLETKLTPFRLSEGINAGLRPHPVAVLACDIVDEEWHARFACEGRRYLYKITNRRAPLTFDRGLSWQVAPALDSDAMHNAAQALTGQHDFTTFRSVHCQAQSPVKTLDSISVSRFGEEIEVEVAARSFLHHQVRSIVGCLKLVGTGKWTKVDLKNALKARDRNALGFNAPPDGLYFVEAIYPE, from the coding sequence ATGACCCGCTTCGCGATCACTCTGGAATATGATGGCCGCCCGTTCATGGGTTGGCAGCATCAGGATCACGGCCCCAGCGTGCAGCAGGCGGTGGAGCAGGCGATCCACAAGATCACCGGTCAGGACGTACGCGTTTTTGCAGCCGGCAGAACCGACGCCGGCGTCCACGCCCTGGCGATGCGCGCGCATTTCGATCTTGAAACCAAGCTGACGCCGTTCCGGCTGAGCGAAGGCATCAACGCCGGCCTGCGTCCCCACCCGGTGGCGGTGCTGGCCTGCGACATTGTCGACGAGGAATGGCACGCCCGCTTCGCCTGCGAGGGACGACGCTATCTCTACAAGATTACCAACCGCCGCGCGCCGCTGACCTTCGACCGCGGGCTGAGCTGGCAGGTTGCCCCGGCACTCGACAGCGACGCCATGCACAACGCGGCGCAGGCGCTGACCGGTCAGCATGATTTCACCACATTCCGCTCGGTCCATTGCCAGGCGCAAAGCCCGGTCAAGACGCTCGACAGCATATCGGTCAGCCGCTTCGGCGAGGAAATTGAAGTCGAGGTCGCCGCCCGCTCCTTCCTGCATCACCAGGTCCGTTCGATCGTCGGGTGCCTGAAACTGGTCGGCACCGGCAAATGGACGAAAGTGGACCTGAAAAACGCGCTGAAAGCGAGAGACCGCAATGCGCTCGGCTTCAACGCCCCGCCGGACGGTCTCTATTTTGTCGAAGCCATCTATCCGGAATAG
- the rmuC gene encoding DNA recombination protein RmuC: MDPVIVIFAIVLALLGGLALGWFIGSKPAKDAAQATKEAIQSAKDAAQATDALRITLDGVRDERDAARTELAALQADARNHEKQMQQLIEAKEALSAQFSEIGSKMLETAQRQFLERADQRFDQASEKGGEKIAKLLQPVKERLTAYEESIRKIEKERSESYADIKATVEQVRQGQDRVQQEAARLVNSLRNAPKSRGRWGEQQLKNVLETCGLAEHTDFQMEVSIETDEGRLRPDAIVRIPGGRSLIIDAKVSLNDYQDAFAAEAEADKKTALDRHCLSMKSHINALGAKSYQTQFDTAPDYVIMFVPGEHFLAAALEHDPNLWDSAFEKKVLLATPTNLVAIARTVASVWQQESLNANAAEIAVLGKEMHERLAKAAEDLQKVGTHLGRAVTSYNGFANSFQSRLVATGRKFEALEVERGKRDLSDIELVEALPRYSDSVAEKLIEDDREISDRAAE; this comes from the coding sequence TTGGATCCTGTCATCGTCATTTTCGCCATCGTCCTCGCTCTTCTGGGCGGTCTGGCGCTGGGCTGGTTTATTGGCAGCAAGCCTGCCAAGGATGCCGCGCAGGCAACGAAGGAGGCGATACAGTCGGCCAAGGACGCGGCGCAGGCCACCGATGCCTTGCGGATTACGCTCGACGGCGTCCGCGACGAGCGCGATGCCGCGAGAACCGAACTGGCTGCCTTGCAAGCCGATGCGCGCAATCATGAAAAGCAGATGCAGCAGCTGATCGAGGCGAAAGAGGCACTGTCGGCGCAATTTTCCGAAATCGGCTCGAAAATGCTGGAAACCGCGCAGCGGCAGTTTCTGGAACGTGCCGACCAGCGTTTTGACCAGGCCAGTGAAAAGGGCGGCGAAAAGATCGCCAAGCTTTTGCAGCCGGTGAAAGAAAGGCTGACCGCGTACGAAGAAAGTATCCGCAAAATCGAAAAGGAACGCTCTGAGTCTTACGCTGATATAAAAGCGACCGTCGAGCAAGTTCGACAGGGTCAAGATAGGGTTCAACAAGAGGCAGCCAGATTGGTGAACAGCCTCCGAAATGCTCCGAAATCACGCGGAAGGTGGGGAGAGCAACAGTTAAAGAACGTGCTCGAAACATGCGGTCTTGCTGAGCATACTGATTTTCAGATGGAAGTAAGTATTGAAACGGATGAAGGGCGTTTGCGACCTGACGCTATCGTAAGAATACCGGGGGGGCGTTCACTGATTATCGATGCTAAGGTTTCGTTAAACGATTATCAGGATGCATTTGCCGCTGAAGCCGAAGCTGACAAAAAAACTGCGTTAGATAGGCATTGCTTGTCGATGAAAAGTCATATCAATGCGTTAGGCGCAAAGTCGTATCAAACTCAGTTTGATACTGCCCCTGATTATGTGATCATGTTCGTACCAGGCGAACATTTCCTTGCAGCAGCGCTAGAACATGATCCGAATCTTTGGGACAGTGCCTTTGAAAAGAAGGTTCTACTGGCAACTCCCACTAATTTAGTTGCAATTGCGCGGACAGTGGCTTCTGTTTGGCAACAGGAATCTCTGAATGCCAACGCTGCGGAGATCGCAGTTTTAGGTAAGGAAATGCATGAGCGATTGGCTAAAGCTGCCGAAGACTTGCAAAAAGTTGGCACGCACTTAGGACGCGCTGTTACAAGCTACAACGGATTCGCAAATAGCTTTCAAAGTCGGCTCGTTGCGACAGGCAGGAAGTTTGAAGCATTAGAAGTCGAACGAGGTAAACGGGATCTGTCCGATATTGAGTTGGTCGAGGCGCTGCCCCGCTATAGTGACTCGGTCGCCGAAAAACTGATCGAGGACGATCGGGAAATCAGCGACCGGGCTGCAGAATAG
- the def gene encoding peptide deformylase produces the protein MAILPILEVPDPRLKTVSEPVTVFDDELKTLVKDMFDTMYDAPGIGLAAIQVGVPKRVLVIDLQEPAPHDHEHGEHCDHDHGVINDPRVFINPEILDPSEDLNVYQEGCLSVPDQYADVERPATITARWQDVEGKQYEEQIEGMLATCLQHEMDHLEGILFIDHLSRLKRQMVLKKLAKLRKEHGIAA, from the coding sequence ATGGCTATTTTACCGATCCTCGAGGTGCCTGATCCGCGCCTGAAAACCGTGTCCGAACCCGTGACCGTGTTTGACGACGAACTCAAAACGCTGGTCAAGGACATGTTCGACACCATGTATGACGCGCCGGGCATCGGGCTGGCCGCGATTCAGGTCGGCGTGCCCAAGCGGGTGCTGGTCATCGATTTGCAGGAGCCGGCGCCGCACGATCATGAACATGGCGAGCATTGCGACCATGACCATGGCGTGATCAACGATCCGCGCGTGTTCATCAATCCGGAAATTCTCGATCCGTCTGAGGATCTCAATGTCTATCAGGAAGGCTGCCTTTCGGTGCCCGACCAATATGCCGATGTCGAACGGCCGGCGACGATCACCGCGCGCTGGCAGGATGTCGAGGGCAAGCAATATGAAGAGCAGATCGAGGGCATGCTCGCGACCTGTCTGCAACACGAGATGGATCATCTCGAGGGCATTTTGTTTATCGACCATCTCTCGCGCCTGAAACGGCAGATGGTGCTGAAGAAGCTCGCCAAGCTGCGTAAGGAACATGGCATCGCGGCCTGA
- a CDS encoding PTS sugar transporter subunit IIA, protein MIGLVLVTHGHLATEFVIAMEHVVGAQKAIAAIGIGARDDMEERRKEIADCIAKVDSGDGVIILTDLFGGTPSNLAISLMEKGKVEVIAGVNLPMLIRLDGARKCMDIGSAIAAAKEAGRKYISVASEILGSDA, encoded by the coding sequence GTGATTGGATTGGTCCTCGTCACACACGGGCATCTCGCAACCGAGTTTGTCATTGCCATGGAACATGTGGTCGGCGCGCAAAAGGCGATTGCCGCTATCGGCATCGGTGCGCGTGACGATATGGAAGAACGCCGCAAGGAAATTGCCGATTGCATAGCCAAGGTGGATTCCGGCGACGGCGTTATCATCCTGACCGACCTGTTCGGCGGGACACCTTCCAACCTGGCCATTTCGCTGATGGAAAAAGGCAAGGTGGAAGTCATCGCGGGGGTCAACCTGCCGATGCTCATCCGCCTCGACGGCGCGCGCAAGTGCATGGATATCGGCTCGGCCATTGCCGCTGCCAAGGAAGCGGGCAGAAAATATATCAGCGTCGCCTCCGAGATTCTGGGGAGCGATGCGTGA